One genomic segment of Plasmodium cynomolgi strain B DNA, chromosome 14, whole genome shotgun sequence includes these proteins:
- a CDS encoding hypothetical protein (putative), translating into MTNVVECTFKTPPETAKAPDNAVIWNAFQYCDEKGWYSLSNHDEIMLRPTTFSDGRIKFLPQLEKIPDEFESVLCGKYDAKAWGKDDCNIVIEGDKDVHINLPGLQEKINYNHRERFPTFLKNWKIIVGMLNEHITVIRINTETAIIVSINEKSNVTVKCVDFNNGFLCVNPHTNLAIAYGGFALSELKKCELVPSITHEGAEWGFFVHLFKWGHIIIPKDIEIKLPSPGLKLIGKKIDTVAIISLPPNIYIHVKIDGPKCIRKLEYGQDYSITAIKSSESDIDIYLLFDGQLIKYEFSFDTRLNKVGKGRSVNCAKLKCTNKSKEVTSFVFQATANSKLLLDSNCPTDNMGHLLCNQTISVFDAETGEYLSHPQGLQLTEVFNTLSYPPEK; encoded by the coding sequence ATGACGAATGTTGTGGAATGTACCTTCAAAACCCCGCCCGAAACTGCAAAAGCCCCAGACAATGCCGTCATTTGGAACGCATTTCAATACTGTGATGAAAAAGGATGGTATTCACTATCGAACCATGATGAGATAATGCTCAGACCTACTACCTTCAGTGACGGAAGAATTAAATTTCTACCTCAACTAGAAAAAATCCCAGACGAATTTGAATCCGTTTTATGTGGAAAGTATGATGCTAAAGCTTGGGGAAAGGATGATTGTAACATAGTTATTGAAGGTGATAAGGACGTGCATATAAACCTCCCAGGGctgcaagaaaaaattaattacaacCACAGAGAGAGATTCCCTacattcttaaaaaattggaaaattatTGTGGGTATGCTAAATGAACACATAACCGTAATACGGATAAACACAGAAACTGCAATAATTGTAAgcataaatgaaaagagcAATGTAACTGTTAAGTGTGTAGATTTTAATAACGGTTTTTTATGCGTTAATCCGCACACAAACTTGGCAATTGCATATGGCGGTTTCGCCTTGAgtgaacttaaaaaatgtgaactgGTTCCAAGTATCACACACGAAGGGGCAGAATGGGGATTTTTTGTCCACCTATTTAAATGGGGACACATTATTATACCAAAAGATATAGAGATTAAATTACCATCCCCAGGATTAAAGctaattgggaaaaaaatagacacaGTGGCGATCATTTCCCTTCCGccaaacatatatatacacgtaaaAATTGATGGACCAAAATGTATAAGAAAATTAGAGTACGGACAGGACTACAGTATAACGGCAATTAAGAGTAGCGAATCGGACATTGACATTTATCTGCTCTTCGATGGgcaattaataaaatacgAATTTTCCTTTGATACGAGACTAAACAAGGTGGGGAAAGGAAGATCCGTTAATTGTGCCAAATTGAAGTGTACAAATAAGAGCAAGGAAGTGACTTCTTTCGTTTTCCAAGCAACGGCAAATTCTAAATTGTTGTTAGATTCCAATTGTCCAACGGATAATATGGGCCACCTCCTGTGCAACCAAACCATTTCCGTCTTCGACGCGGAAACTGGCGAGTACCTGAGCCACCCCCAGGGCCTGCAGCTAACCGAGGTGTTCAACACCTTGTCGTATCCGCCCGAGAAG
- a CDS encoding superoxide dismutase (putative), with the protein MAIILPKLKYALNALSPHISEETLNFHYNKHHAGYVNKLNGLIKDTPFATKSLLEIMKESTGAIFNNAAQIWNHSFYWDSMGPNCGGEPHGEIKEKIQEDFGSFNDFKNEFSNVLCGHFGSGWGWLALNNNNKLVILQTHDAGNPIKDNTGIPILTCDIWEHAYYIDYRNDRASYVKAWWNLVNWNFANENLKKALQK; encoded by the coding sequence atggcaattATTCTACCCAAGTTGAAGTACGCTTTGAACGCCCTGTCGCCCCATATAAGCGAAGAGACGCTGAACTTCCATTACAATAAGCACCATGCGGGGTACGTGAACAAGTTGAATGGCCTAATTAAGGATACACCGTTTGCCACGAAATCGTTGCTGGAAATTATGAAGGAGTCTACGGGAGCAATTTTTAACAACGCCGCGCAGATATGGAACCACAGTTTTTATTGGGACTCCATGGGACCCAATTGTGGAGGGGAACCCCATGGagaaattaaggaaaaaattcaggAAGATTTTGGATCCTTTAAcgatttcaaaaatgaattttcgAATGTATTATGTGGCCACTTTGGATCAGGATGGGGTTGGCTAGCTTTGAATAATAACAACAAGTTAGTCATTTTGCAGACGCACGATGCTGGGAACCCTATAAAGGATAACACAGGCATTCCTATCCTAACGTGCGACATATGGGAGCATGCCTACTATATTGATTATCGAAATGACCGAGCGTCGTATGTGAAGGCGTGGTGGAATTTGGTCAATTGGAATTTTGCCAacgaaaatttgaagaaggctTTACAGAAGTGA
- a CDS encoding hypothetical protein (putative) yields MDISTLKEKRICIDDSSRAHKEKYTTFFLLNPDGILDSVAGLENLAFSFERISYKNARCYKCLSVFSCESSAVYRACPKCHVVNALVPHDSIGRKVIILICYHCNRRNLTNIDCSYVQCFFCSCVNLSQLTKNRRDARPSSGNSAKESCEDSCEESCEESCEECCEERPSGEGAQSDVENGSLQNNASFEHDRENDKEEDPSGQRTNNKLFSEEKAHGYPPEMNYSNEDYRKKFSKSNNSGYNNSMNYMPYSNDRYQNDYMRNSSSNYGQMNYMKKGSNDKGNYSHVMSVSHSNGRVGNPCGGYSREHNSFYSDEYDKNYKASYSHTNAHVNSWNKDSKMYGSNNHDMHRSEKYNEKLGTIVESGNVKRKTIMFNNINDSNSKKINKTISFLEMDKKRDSDVRACIEYFNSLRKGKNDDIKTILENQNYKELNIPKEHLENRDFYRYVEYYKKHNLKDLIDQFNESATNDRNKSKDFGGNGKTPSSFVSNVPNKDKAKESGSSKGYDKGKNGAGNPSGNEKNTNSKSTDNNTKKNKRSENDSRDDHTNGDGDAYHKKKKSKCDQNLKPTFYTINDLFD; encoded by the exons GACGATTCGAGTAGGGCGCACAAAGAAAAGTAtacaaccttttttttgctaaaccCAGATGGTATACTCGACTCGGTTGCGGGGCTAGAAAATTTGGCATTTTCCTTTGAGAGGATTTCTTACAAAAACGCTAGATGCTATAAATGCCTATCGGTTTTTTCCTGCGAAAGCAGTGCTGTGTATAGAGCCTGCCCTAAGTGCCATGTTGTGAACGCACTAGTGCCCCACGACAGCATAGGACGAAAAGTTATTATTCTCATTTGCTACCACTGCAACAGGAGGAACCTCACAAATATTGACTGTTCATATGTGCAATGCTTTTTCTGCAGCTGTGTGAACCTTTCGCA ACTCACAAAAAATAGGAGAGACGCGAGGCCCTCCTCGGGGAACAGCGCCAAGGAAAGTTGCGAAGATAGTTGCGAGGAAAGTTGCGAAGAAAGTTGCGAAGAATGTTGCGAAGAACGTCCTAGTGGAGAGGGAGCACAGAGTGATGTTGAAAATGGGTCCCTCCAAAACAATGCCAGTTTTGAACACGATAGGGAGAATGACAAAGAGGAAGATCCGAGCGGACAAAGAACGAACAACAAACTGTttagtgaagaaaaagcacACGGATACCCACCGGAAATGAATTATTCAAATGAGGACtatcgaaaaaaattctctaAATCAAATAACAGTGGGTATAATAATAGTATGAATTATATGCCCTACTCAAATGACAGGTATCAAAACGACTACATGAGGAATTCGAGCAGCAACTATGGCCAAATGAATTacatgaaaaaggggagcaacGATAAGGGTAACTACTCTCATGTTATGAGTGTTAGCCACAGCAATGGCAGGGTCGGCAACCCCTGTGGTGGGTACTCACGAGAGCACAACAGCTTTTATAGCGACGAGTATGACAAGAACTACAAAGCCAGCTATTCCCACACCAACGCGCATGTAAATTCTTGGAACAAAGACAGCAAAATGTATGGAAGCAATAATCACGACATGCACAGATCGGAAAAGTATAACGAGAAATTGGGAACTATTGTCGAATCTGGAAatgttaaaagaaaaacaatcATGTTTAATAACATCAATGATTCGaactccaaaaaaataaataaaactatAAGCTTTCTcgaaatggataaaaaaagagatagcGATGTCAGGGCATgtattgaatattttaacTCCTTacgtaaaggaaaaaatgatgatatTAAAACCATCCTTGAAAATCAAAACtataaagaattaaataTTCCCAAAGAGCATCTCGAAAATAGAGATTTTTACAGATATGTAGAGTActataaaaaacataactTGAAAGATTTAATAGATCAATTTAATGAATCTGCTACGAATGACCGGAATAAAAGCAAAGATTTTGGTGGGAATGGGAAGaccccttcttcctttgttTCGAATGTACCAAATAAAGATAAAGCTAAAGAGAGTGGTAGCAGTAAGGGATATGATAAAGGTAAGAACGGTGCGGGGAATCCCTcggggaatgaaaaaaacacaaatagCAAAAGCACAGACAataatacgaaaaaaaacaaacgctCGGAAAATGACTCGCGTGATGATCACACTAATGGGGATGGAGACGCATAccataagaagaaaaagtccAAGTGCGATCAGAATTTGAAGCCCACTTTTTACACCATAAACGATTTGTTCGACTAA
- a CDS encoding hypothetical protein (putative): MSKSVRRGEIYFNGVFKYYKKKSLPVRDDAGYGDISTERGYLRAIREKNSTHKIGRKREKVNHAEEDLDWDEDVGPEIDKMSEADETDQEREDEQEEEYEKELEEERGHKPERLQKRGEKPREQPRERSREQNKGPPKLTAITSDAVEAPVRRLFPDGILKKRNRSYIKRSKKKINGENCKHKYELPTIASLGKVKKLNYLNFEINEDEMTKQERMLLDNLSNVCFGSSVLHTVAQPRKKLRRKKGKPCP, encoded by the exons atgagcaaatctgtcagaaggggagaaatatattttaacggGGTTTTTAAATACTATAAGAAGAAAAGCTTGCCAGTCCGTGACGATGCTGGTTATGGGGACATTTCAACAGAGAGGGGATACTTGCGCGCAataagggagaaaaatagtACGCATAAAATAGGAAGGAAGCGGGAAAAGGTTAATCACGCGGAGGAGGACTTGGACTGGGACGAGGATGTTGGCCCGGAGATAGACAAGATGAGCGAAGCGGACGAAACTGATCAAGAGCGAGAAGACGAACAGGAAGAAGAGTACGAGAAGGAGCTGGAAGAAGAGCGGGGGCACAAACCAGAACGACtgcaaaaaagaggggaaaaaccgAGAGAGCAACCTCGAGAACGATCAAGGGAGCAGAACAAGGGCCCCCCAAAACTCACCGCTATAACAAGCGACGCTGTGGAGGCACCCGTGAGAAGGCTTTTCCCCGAtggaatattaaaaaaacg GAATAGGTcttacataaaaaggagtaaaaagaaaataaacgGAGAGAATTGTAAACATAAGTATGAACTGCCCACTATCGCTTCCTTGGGAAAggtcaaaaaattaaattatttaaactTTGAAATTAACGAAGATGAAATGACCAAGCAGGAAAGGATGCTTCTCGATAATTTATCAAACGTGTGCTTTGGCAGTAGCGTTCTGCACACCGTTGCCCAGCCACGCAAAAAGTTGAGgcgtaaaaagggaaaacctTGCCCATAA